The following proteins are encoded in a genomic region of Arachis ipaensis cultivar K30076 chromosome B02, Araip1.1, whole genome shotgun sequence:
- the LOC107626124 gene encoding BTB/POZ domain-containing protein At1g03010 isoform X2, with product MTEEYAEKNLETRVESYLKDTVLPNTSSTITVLHRCETLLPYSEEINLVSRLINAIANNACKEQLTSGLLKLDHNFPSKTISSMEPETPSDWWGKSLNILSLEFFQRVLTAVKSKGLKQEMISKILINYAHNSLQGIVSISKDPQFFKGSSSDLELQKRQRIIVEAIVSLLPTQSRKSPVPMAFLSSLLKAAIAVFASSSCRSDLERRIGLQLDQAILEDILIPTNSQQNLQNTAIMYDIDSIVRIFSIFLNLDEEEEDDNRMRDESEMVYDYDSPGSPKQSSIIKVSKLLDNFLTEVALDPNLSPSKFISLAELLPDHARVVSDGLYRAVDIFLKVHPNIKDSDRYRLCKAIDCQKLTQEACSHAAQNERLPVQMAVQVLYFEQIRLRNAMNGGHNQIFFGGGFNGQFPQRSGSGAGSGAISPRDNYASVRRENRELKLEVARMRMRLTDLEKDHVSMKQGLVKTRSASRLFKSLSRKLSKINILFRISSIKPNGASSESRFPFPRRRRHSVS from the exons ATGACAGAGGAGTATGCAGAGAAGAACTTGGAAACAAGAGTTGAATCATATCTAAAGGATACCGTTCTACCTAACACATCAAGCACCATAACCGTGCTTCATCGCTGCGAAACTCTTCTTCCATACTCAGAAGAGATCAACCTTGTTAGCAGGCTAATCAACGCGATTGCGAATAATGCATGTAAAGAACAGCTTACCTCTGGATTGTTGAAATTGGATCATAACTTCCCTTCCAAGACTATTTCTAGCATGGAACCGGAGACGCCGTCGGATTGGTGGGGGAAGTCTCTCAATATTCTTAGCCTTGAATTCTTCCAGAGAGTTCTGACGGCCGTGAAGTCGAAGGGACTAAAACAAGAAATGATCAGCAAGATCTTGATAAATTACGCGCACAATTCGCTTCAGGGGATTGTTAGTATTAGCAAGGATCCTCAATTTTTCAAGGGAAGTTCATCTGACTTGGAGTTGCAAAAGAGACAGAGGATAATTGTGGAAGCCATTGTTAGCTTGCTGCCTACGCAATCAAGGAAAAGTCCCGTTCCAATGGCGTTTCTATCCAGTTTGTTGAAGGCTGCAATTGCTGTGTTCGCTTCTTCGTCGTGCAGATCCGATCTGGAGAGAAGGATTGGCCTACAGCTTGATCAGGCAATCCTTGAAGACATACTAATTCCGACAAATTCGCAGCAAAATTTGCAGAACACAGCAATAATGTATGACATAGATTCAATTGTGAGGATATTTTCCATTTTCTTGAACttggatgaggaggaggaggatgataaTCGAATGCGAGACGAAAGCGAAATGGTTTATGACTATGACAGTCCTGGATCTCCAAAACAAAGCTCAATTATTAAGGTCTCAAAATTGCTGGACAATTTTCTAACCGAAGTAGCACTCGATCCAAACTTGTCACCATCCAAGTTTATATCGCTTGCAGAGCTACTTCCAGATCACGCCAGAGTAGTTAGTGATGGACTCTATAGAGCTGTTGATATCTTCCTTAAG GTTCATCCAAACATAAAGGACTCAGATCGATACCGTctttgcaaggccattgattgtCAGAAACTGACTCAAGAAGCATGCAGCCATGCAGCGCAAAACGAAAGGCTGCCGGTACAAATGGCGGTTCAAGTTCTTTACTTCGAGCAAATCCGGCTGCGAAACGCAATGAACGGAGGACACAACCAGATCTTCTTCGGCGGAGGATTCAACGGCCAGTTCCCTCAACGCTCGGGGAGCGGAGCAGGAAGCGGAGCCATTTCTCCGCGAGACAACTACGCTTCGGTGCGAAGAGAGAACCGGGAGCTGAAGCTGGAGGTTGCGAGAATGCGAATGAGGCTAACTGATTTGGAGAAAGATCACGTTTCAATGAAGCAGGGGCTTGTAAAGACACGCTCTGCAAGCAGGCTATTCAAATCATTGTCAAGAAAACTTAGCAAAATTAATATTCTATTTAGGATATCTAGCATTAAGCCAAATGGTGCTAGTTCAGAAAGCAGATTCCCTTTCCCTAGGAGAAGGCGTCACTCAGTTTCATGA